One window of the Stigmatella aurantiaca genome contains the following:
- a CDS encoding alpha/beta fold hydrolase: MLSPPEGTDFYYPPDELLAGAHGEVIWSRPLSGEAALTAARHNELVLYRSRDVRGNPIGVSGIIALPRKPAPEGGYPVISWAHGTVGSADKCAPSRDTQDSAAHIYNKHPHELLNHFLEQGWAVVMTDYEGLGTYGPHPYLLGESQARGILDIVRAARQLYPELSHRFAIVGHSQGGQAALFGAHHAPGWTPELELRGVAALAPASSIKEQLLEGSNYSGKTGGLSFTPLFLTGAMAGDPSIYPSEVLTDEAYQLFPQAETRARAEMMGEGSWGDLPGTHQLRKRDSHSMRAFFEQLDRMHPLVAIGVPIRISQGKEDTRVRASRTALLQKELAELNKAVPLEYKEYETVSQTEHPVELGFHFGLVETDRVPLTVWLAERLT; this comes from the coding sequence ATGCTATCCCCGCCTGAAGGAACGGATTTCTACTACCCGCCAGACGAGCTGCTGGCGGGTGCGCATGGTGAAGTGATCTGGTCCCGGCCGCTGAGCGGCGAGGCCGCGCTCACGGCGGCCCGGCACAACGAGCTGGTGCTGTACCGCTCACGGGATGTCCGGGGTAACCCCATTGGCGTCTCCGGAATCATCGCCCTGCCCAGAAAGCCAGCCCCCGAGGGAGGCTATCCGGTGATTAGCTGGGCGCACGGGACGGTGGGCAGCGCGGACAAGTGCGCGCCGTCGCGCGATACCCAGGACTCAGCGGCGCACATCTACAACAAGCACCCCCATGAGCTGCTCAACCATTTCCTGGAGCAGGGCTGGGCCGTGGTGATGACCGACTATGAGGGGTTGGGCACCTACGGCCCGCATCCGTACCTGTTGGGTGAATCCCAGGCCCGCGGCATTCTTGACATCGTGCGCGCCGCGCGCCAGCTCTACCCAGAACTCTCGCACCGGTTTGCGATCGTCGGGCATTCCCAGGGCGGCCAGGCGGCGCTGTTCGGCGCGCATCATGCTCCGGGGTGGACCCCCGAGCTCGAGCTGCGCGGCGTGGCGGCGCTGGCGCCCGCCTCGTCCATCAAGGAGCAGCTCCTCGAAGGCAGCAACTACAGCGGCAAGACAGGCGGCCTGTCGTTCACCCCGTTGTTCCTGACAGGCGCCATGGCTGGAGATCCCAGCATCTACCCTTCCGAGGTCCTCACCGATGAGGCCTACCAGCTGTTCCCCCAGGCCGAGACACGGGCCCGAGCGGAGATGATGGGGGAAGGTTCCTGGGGAGATCTGCCGGGGACCCACCAGTTGCGCAAGCGGGACAGCCACAGCATGCGTGCTTTCTTCGAGCAGTTGGATCGCATGCACCCCTTGGTTGCGATTGGGGTGCCCATCCGGATCTCCCAGGGGAAGGAGGACACGCGCGTCCGGGCTTCGCGCACCGCGCTCCTTCAGAAGGAGCTGGCCGAGCTGAACAAGGCTGTTCCTCTGGAATACAAAGAGTACGAGACGGTCTCGCAGACGGAGCACCCCGTCGAGCTGGGCTTCCATTTCGGTCTGGTCGAGACGGACAGGGTGCCGTTGACGGTGTGGCTGGCCGAACGGCTCACATAG
- a CDS encoding serine/threonine-protein kinase, which produces MSEPKQEESTAAPEEARTVISPQRDPAPAASEFPESPTASWAGDAPIALGRVLAGRYTVLDVLGEGGMGRVLAAYDARLDRRVALKLVHSRGADRGGEGVAQIRMVREAQSMARLNHPHVVAVYDAGTLEDGAVFIAMEYVQGQTLRQWCQQTPPRPWREVVKAYLAAGRGLAAAHGAGLVHRDFKPDNVLAGEDGRVRVTDFGLARAGSTPGVAAQPVTALPTSALQTPLTLPGSFLGTPAYMAPELLQGQPANVRSDVYAFCASLYEALYGRVPFPLDSLSAILQRVQEPKPPVPPADSQVPAWVSRAVVQGLHPDPAQRPGALEQVLRQLESDPEERRRTWLRMGGLAASVALLAGLAVWALGHSQRPGCESLERRLEGVWDTPVKARVTQALKGTGLPYAEDTAQRVERLLDGYAQAWVKQRVEVCQAAGAPQAAQQPQSLVARREACLERRRSQLYALTELLGRGPDPELTDKAVQTVQAMPRLEYCADATALLAAVPPPEDPQVRARVAELQAQVEPLAVLLSAGKYTEGLALSEQLLPWVEPLGYAPLHARALLLRAQLQEGAGDYKSSEATAWQAIHAAARGGDTVLAAQAWTLRLLLVGTRQARPKEAELLEPMVETVVELANDESTRAGSHQARGQLQESVGQLAEAKDHYERALVIREKLLGTNHLQVALALTDLGNVLRRLGQHADARARLERALAIQQDTVGSTHVTVAHALTSLGIVFKELGQYEQAQARYERALSILDNALGPEHLQTANLRRQLGNVLLDLGRFEEAQAIHERSLATLEKALGAGHPDVSKALSSLGIALAGLGRYEDARLRFEHALAIQEKTFGPEHPGVASMLVNLGGVLADLGKHEEAKARQERALALLEKGLGPQHPMLSIPLTLLGRSLTQLGRPEEAQRQLDRALALQEQPQDHAGQAEPLTGLGLLQLARGRPAAAVPLLEQALRLAPEQAGTEVRFVLAQALWEAKQDRPRALELATHAREEWRRRGHTAKVAEVSRWLEARR; this is translated from the coding sequence ATGAGCGAGCCCAAGCAGGAAGAGAGCACGGCAGCCCCCGAGGAAGCCAGAACTGTCATCAGCCCTCAGCGGGACCCAGCCCCGGCCGCAAGCGAGTTCCCTGAATCGCCCACGGCTTCATGGGCGGGTGACGCTCCCATCGCGCTCGGGCGCGTCCTGGCGGGCCGCTACACCGTGCTGGACGTCCTGGGCGAGGGCGGCATGGGGCGGGTGTTGGCCGCCTATGACGCGCGGCTGGACCGGCGTGTGGCCCTGAAGCTGGTGCACTCGCGAGGGGCGGACCGCGGCGGCGAAGGGGTGGCCCAGATCCGCATGGTGCGTGAGGCGCAGAGCATGGCCCGCCTCAATCACCCCCATGTGGTGGCCGTCTATGACGCGGGGACCCTCGAGGATGGCGCTGTCTTCATCGCCATGGAGTACGTCCAGGGACAAACCTTGCGGCAATGGTGCCAGCAAACCCCACCCCGGCCCTGGCGCGAGGTGGTCAAAGCCTATCTGGCCGCGGGGCGTGGGCTGGCCGCCGCGCACGGGGCAGGCCTCGTCCACCGCGACTTCAAACCCGACAACGTGTTGGCCGGCGAAGACGGCCGGGTGCGCGTCACGGACTTTGGCCTGGCACGTGCCGGGTCCACCCCCGGCGTGGCGGCTCAGCCCGTCACCGCCCTTCCCACCTCCGCGTTACAGACGCCGCTCACCCTGCCGGGTTCCTTTCTGGGGACGCCCGCGTACATGGCCCCGGAGCTGCTCCAGGGCCAGCCCGCCAACGTGCGCAGTGATGTGTATGCCTTCTGTGCCTCGCTCTATGAGGCGCTCTATGGACGGGTGCCCTTCCCCCTGGACTCGCTGAGCGCGATCCTCCAGCGGGTGCAGGAGCCCAAGCCCCCTGTTCCCCCCGCGGACTCGCAGGTGCCTGCCTGGGTCTCTCGCGCGGTGGTGCAGGGCCTGCACCCCGACCCGGCACAGCGGCCCGGCGCCCTGGAGCAGGTGCTACGGCAGTTGGAGAGTGATCCCGAGGAGCGGCGCCGGACCTGGCTGCGAATGGGGGGGTTGGCTGCCTCGGTGGCATTGCTGGCGGGACTGGCGGTCTGGGCCTTGGGGCACTCGCAGCGCCCTGGCTGTGAAAGCCTGGAGCGCCGCCTGGAGGGAGTGTGGGACACGCCCGTGAAGGCCCGCGTCACCCAGGCGCTGAAAGGCACGGGGCTTCCGTACGCGGAGGACACCGCGCAGCGCGTGGAGCGGCTGCTGGATGGCTACGCCCAAGCCTGGGTGAAGCAGCGGGTCGAGGTGTGCCAGGCGGCGGGGGCACCGCAGGCGGCCCAGCAGCCTCAGAGCCTGGTGGCGCGGCGCGAGGCCTGCCTGGAGCGGCGGCGCAGCCAGCTGTACGCCCTGACGGAGCTGTTGGGACGCGGGCCGGATCCAGAGCTCACGGACAAGGCGGTGCAGACGGTGCAGGCGATGCCTCGGCTGGAGTACTGCGCGGATGCCACGGCCCTGCTGGCGGCGGTGCCGCCGCCCGAGGATCCCCAGGTGCGCGCTCGCGTGGCGGAGTTGCAGGCGCAGGTGGAGCCGCTGGCGGTGCTGCTCTCCGCCGGCAAATACACGGAAGGACTGGCGCTAAGTGAGCAGCTGCTGCCGTGGGTGGAGCCGCTGGGCTATGCCCCCCTGCATGCGCGGGCCCTGCTGCTCAGAGCCCAGCTCCAGGAGGGCGCCGGCGACTACAAGAGCAGCGAGGCCACGGCGTGGCAGGCCATCCACGCGGCGGCCCGAGGTGGGGACACCGTGTTGGCGGCCCAGGCCTGGACGCTGCGGTTGCTATTGGTGGGGACTCGCCAAGCGCGCCCCAAGGAGGCCGAGCTGCTGGAGCCCATGGTGGAGACCGTGGTGGAGCTGGCCAACGACGAGAGCACCCGCGCCGGCTCACATCAGGCGCGAGGCCAGCTCCAGGAGAGCGTGGGGCAGCTCGCGGAGGCGAAGGACCACTATGAGCGCGCCCTGGTCATTCGAGAGAAGCTCCTTGGAACCAACCACCTGCAGGTGGCCCTGGCGCTCACCGATCTCGGCAACGTCCTCAGGCGCCTCGGCCAGCACGCGGACGCGAGAGCGCGGCTCGAGCGGGCCCTGGCCATTCAGCAGGACACGGTGGGCTCCACCCACGTGACGGTGGCCCATGCGCTCACCTCCCTGGGAATCGTCTTCAAGGAGCTGGGGCAGTACGAGCAAGCGCAGGCCCGGTATGAGCGCGCCCTGAGCATTCTGGACAATGCCCTGGGCCCCGAGCATCTCCAGACGGCGAACCTGCGCAGACAACTGGGGAACGTGCTCCTGGACCTGGGCAGATTCGAAGAGGCCCAAGCCATCCATGAGCGCAGCCTGGCCACCCTGGAGAAGGCGTTGGGCGCCGGGCACCCCGACGTCTCCAAGGCGCTCTCCAGCCTGGGCATCGCGCTGGCGGGCCTGGGCAGGTATGAAGACGCGCGGCTGCGATTCGAGCACGCGCTGGCCATTCAGGAGAAGACCTTCGGCCCCGAACACCCGGGTGTGGCGAGCATGCTCGTCAACCTGGGCGGCGTGCTCGCGGACCTGGGGAAGCATGAAGAGGCCAAAGCCAGACAGGAGCGCGCGCTGGCGCTCCTGGAGAAGGGGCTGGGCCCCCAACACCCCATGCTCTCCATTCCCCTGACGCTGCTGGGCCGTTCGCTCACCCAGTTGGGCAGGCCTGAGGAGGCGCAGCGCCAGTTGGATCGCGCGCTGGCGCTGCAAGAGCAGCCCCAGGACCATGCTGGACAGGCGGAGCCGCTCACGGGGCTGGGACTGCTCCAGTTGGCGCGCGGCAGGCCGGCGGCGGCCGTGCCGTTGCTCGAGCAGGCCTTGCGGCTTGCGCCGGAGCAGGCGGGCACGGAGGTCCGGTTCGTGTTGGCCCAGGCCCTCTGGGAAGCGAAGCAGGACCGGCCTCGCGCCCTCGAGCTGGCCACCCACGCGCGTGAGGAATGGCGCCGCCGTGGCCACACCGCCAAGGTGGCCGAGGTGTCCCGGTGGTTGGAGGCAAGGCGTTGA
- a CDS encoding sensor histidine kinase — MLWEHYRWQIISVLGAGLLQALLIVVLLVERRRRRGAQRLNRAVLDSLPGAVAILDRSGAVQRVSRPSAQREGLGALSTQRLVASGGSFLHALQRLAQGGELERVATLLKGVLAGRVDEDMVEFRGPLADTWYELRARRLDLPDGGAVVTLVDVTPRRRAELEARRAQDERAHMERVAAVGELGASIAHELNQPLSAILTNAETAQRLLQRAPPDLPLLRELIQDIIADDKRAGEIIRHTRALLKKDPALPFAPHDFNELVRQVGQLVGNDAQLRGATLTLELAGAPLPVRGDGVQLQQVVLNLISNALDAVGPCPQGERKVWVRTQQVGARVELVVEDTGVGLSPEVQKRLFEPFFTTKPAGLGMGLSISRSILEVHQGRLQAEPRPGGGTLFRCSLPSA; from the coding sequence GTGCTCTGGGAGCACTACCGCTGGCAGATCATCTCGGTGCTGGGGGCGGGCCTGCTGCAGGCCCTGCTCATCGTCGTGCTGCTGGTGGAGCGGCGGCGGCGCAGGGGAGCCCAGCGGCTGAACCGGGCCGTGCTGGACTCGCTGCCGGGCGCGGTGGCCATCCTGGACCGCAGCGGGGCCGTGCAGCGGGTCAGCCGCCCTTCAGCCCAGCGCGAGGGGCTGGGCGCGCTGTCCACCCAGCGGCTCGTGGCCTCGGGCGGCTCCTTTCTGCATGCGCTTCAGAGGCTGGCGCAGGGAGGGGAGCTCGAGAGGGTGGCCACGCTGCTCAAGGGCGTGCTCGCGGGCCGTGTGGATGAGGACATGGTGGAGTTTCGCGGCCCCCTGGCGGACACCTGGTACGAGCTGCGCGCCCGGCGGCTGGACCTGCCGGATGGGGGCGCCGTCGTCACCCTGGTGGATGTGACGCCGCGCCGGCGCGCCGAGCTGGAGGCACGCCGGGCCCAGGACGAGCGGGCTCACATGGAGCGTGTCGCCGCGGTCGGTGAGCTGGGGGCGTCCATCGCCCATGAGCTGAATCAACCCCTCTCGGCCATTCTCACCAACGCGGAGACGGCGCAGCGGCTGCTCCAGCGCGCACCGCCGGACCTGCCACTGCTGCGAGAGCTGATCCAGGACATCATCGCGGATGACAAGCGGGCAGGAGAGATCATCCGCCACACGCGGGCGTTGCTGAAGAAGGACCCGGCGCTGCCCTTCGCCCCTCACGACTTCAACGAGCTGGTACGCCAGGTGGGCCAGTTGGTGGGCAACGATGCGCAGCTCCGAGGCGCCACCCTCACGCTGGAGCTGGCGGGCGCGCCGCTGCCCGTCCGGGGCGATGGGGTTCAGCTGCAACAGGTGGTGCTCAACCTCATCTCCAACGCGCTGGATGCGGTGGGCCCGTGCCCGCAGGGAGAGCGGAAGGTGTGGGTGCGCACCCAGCAGGTGGGGGCGCGCGTGGAGCTGGTGGTGGAGGACACAGGGGTGGGCTTGAGCCCCGAGGTGCAGAAGCGCCTCTTCGAGCCGTTCTTCACCACCAAGCCCGCGGGGCTGGGGATGGGCCTGTCCATCAGCCGCTCCATCCTCGAGGTGCACCAGGGCCGGCTCCAGGCAGAGCCCCGGCCGGGCGGCGGCACCCTGTTCCGTTGTTCACTTCCATCTGCCTGA
- a CDS encoding response regulator transcription factor, with protein MSQERSAVLVVDDDPSVLRSLERLFRVEGYEAETFSHPRQLLQRVPTPGPQCVVMDLRMPELNGLELQEELRRTGWRHPIVFISGHGDVPAAVKAMKGGAVDFLPKPFSAADLLAAVERALAQDRQALAVQEEREALRARFATLAPRELQVCQLVAEGLLNKQIADKLGKAEQTVRLQRSRVMEKLAVDSVAELVRLMEKLKGAPQG; from the coding sequence ATGAGCCAGGAGCGGTCCGCGGTACTCGTGGTGGATGACGACCCTTCGGTGCTGCGCAGCCTGGAGCGCCTGTTCCGGGTCGAAGGCTATGAGGCCGAGACGTTCTCCCACCCCCGGCAGCTGCTTCAGCGGGTGCCGACGCCAGGGCCTCAGTGCGTGGTGATGGACCTGCGGATGCCGGAGCTCAATGGCCTGGAGCTGCAGGAGGAGCTGCGGCGCACGGGATGGCGGCACCCCATCGTCTTCATCAGTGGGCATGGGGACGTGCCGGCGGCGGTCAAGGCGATGAAGGGGGGCGCGGTGGACTTCCTGCCCAAGCCGTTCAGCGCGGCGGACCTGTTGGCGGCGGTCGAGCGGGCCCTGGCGCAGGATCGGCAGGCCCTGGCGGTGCAAGAGGAGCGTGAGGCGCTGCGGGCCCGCTTCGCCACGCTGGCGCCCCGGGAGCTGCAGGTCTGCCAACTGGTGGCCGAGGGGCTGCTCAACAAGCAGATCGCGGACAAGCTGGGCAAGGCCGAGCAGACGGTGCGCCTGCAGCGCAGCCGCGTGATGGAGAAGCTGGCCGTGGATTCGGTGGCGGAGCTGGTGCGGCTGATGGAGAAGCTCAAAGGCGCCCCGCAGGGGTGA
- a CDS encoding HEAT repeat domain-containing protein, translating to MSDERPDALLKSALEKIVYFEARADQLHGELDAARQEVARLQRELNETGQREIVLRRELAEFEVRVNRAHSEREELSRLNQALRDERTQLLGKLLDATRIRTASQAPESLDDDDDLGIDLASFISQLRSEALNRPAAPASEAPPARSPPAPAARATPPPPAATRPGFRERPPPPVPDEDEPLWSVPVPVVALAVAAAPAVAAAPAASAVVQQAQRFRHEGRLGVSAAQLAELSGDSGHAGRSGETLFGFSVRELSAADPAARIRAAERLKALGQTAAAPALATALHAETDPGAQVVLLQAFAGLCREQGASVVSPLLASPVAEVRIASLKALLSLAPKDAAPHLAQAMKDPDRAVRRRASLLALGLEGEAAHRLGEEAIHDADPEVRSLAALALGAGSGEGARLLLLDALLDADRRVRKSAAQSLSRILGQDVSAVVELDEPQRRREIRRLALLPSHPVKTPLNARPPPRPVAPEPPLAPVARAPAPSAPKVASAPTPAPEPVVRPASARPSREVPAVAAERTGPVRAALAVMGSAPQGSAAPRPAVNRVAGPSPVEALCAPLMEDIRTAIRGRSFGELASMLSAPVELAQEALTLLVARGAVVRRGHKYFAA from the coding sequence GTGAGTGATGAGCGTCCGGACGCGCTGCTCAAGAGCGCGCTCGAAAAGATCGTCTACTTCGAGGCCCGCGCGGACCAGCTCCACGGTGAGCTCGACGCGGCGCGGCAAGAGGTCGCCCGCCTCCAGCGCGAGCTCAACGAGACTGGGCAGCGCGAAATCGTCCTGCGCCGCGAGCTGGCCGAGTTCGAGGTGCGCGTCAACCGCGCCCACTCCGAGCGCGAGGAGCTGAGCCGCCTCAACCAGGCCCTGCGCGATGAGCGCACCCAGCTGCTCGGCAAGCTGCTGGATGCCACCCGCATCCGCACCGCCTCCCAGGCCCCCGAGTCCCTGGACGACGATGACGACCTGGGCATCGACCTAGCCTCGTTCATCTCCCAGCTTCGCAGCGAGGCGCTGAACCGGCCCGCGGCGCCCGCCAGTGAAGCGCCCCCCGCGCGCTCCCCTCCGGCGCCCGCCGCGCGCGCCACCCCGCCGCCCCCCGCGGCCACCCGGCCGGGCTTCCGGGAACGGCCCCCTCCGCCCGTGCCGGACGAGGACGAGCCGCTCTGGTCCGTGCCCGTGCCCGTGGTGGCGCTCGCCGTGGCCGCCGCGCCCGCGGTGGCCGCCGCGCCCGCGGCCTCGGCCGTGGTGCAGCAGGCGCAGCGCTTCCGCCACGAGGGAAGGCTCGGCGTGAGCGCCGCGCAGCTCGCCGAGCTGTCCGGGGACAGCGGGCACGCGGGGCGCTCCGGCGAGACGCTGTTCGGCTTCTCCGTGCGCGAGCTGTCCGCCGCGGACCCCGCGGCCCGCATCCGCGCCGCCGAGCGCCTCAAGGCCCTGGGGCAGACGGCCGCCGCGCCCGCCCTGGCCACCGCGCTCCACGCGGAGACGGACCCCGGCGCGCAGGTGGTGCTGCTCCAGGCCTTCGCCGGCCTGTGCCGCGAGCAGGGCGCCTCCGTCGTCTCGCCGCTGCTGGCCTCGCCCGTGGCCGAGGTGCGCATCGCCTCGCTCAAGGCCCTGCTCTCCCTGGCCCCGAAGGATGCCGCGCCCCACCTGGCCCAGGCCATGAAGGACCCCGACCGGGCCGTGCGCCGCCGCGCCTCGCTGCTGGCGCTGGGCCTGGAGGGGGAGGCCGCGCACCGGCTCGGCGAGGAGGCCATTCACGACGCGGACCCCGAGGTGCGCAGCCTCGCCGCCCTGGCCCTGGGCGCCGGCAGCGGCGAGGGCGCCCGGCTGCTGCTGCTGGACGCGCTCCTGGATGCCGACCGCCGCGTGCGCAAGTCCGCCGCCCAGAGCCTCTCGCGCATCCTCGGCCAGGATGTCTCCGCCGTGGTGGAGCTCGACGAGCCCCAGCGCCGCCGGGAGATTCGCCGCCTGGCCCTGCTGCCCTCCCACCCCGTGAAGACCCCGCTGAACGCGCGGCCTCCGCCCCGGCCCGTGGCCCCCGAGCCGCCCCTGGCCCCCGTGGCCCGGGCCCCGGCGCCCAGCGCCCCCAAGGTGGCTTCTGCACCCACCCCGGCCCCGGAGCCCGTCGTCCGGCCCGCGTCCGCACGCCCCTCCCGGGAGGTGCCCGCCGTGGCCGCCGAGCGCACCGGCCCCGTCCGGGCCGCACTGGCGGTGATGGGCTCCGCCCCTCAGGGCTCGGCCGCGCCCCGTCCGGCCGTGAACCGGGTGGCGGGCCCCTCCCCCGTGGAGGCGCTCTGCGCGCCGCTGATGGAGGACATTCGAACCGCTATCCGAGGACGTTCGTTCGGCGAGCTGGCATCCATGCTATCGGCTCCCGTGGAGTTGGCCCAGGAGGCGCTCACCCTCCTGGTGGCCCGGGGAGCAGTGGTGCGGAGGGGCCACAAATACTTCGCCGCTTGA
- a CDS encoding ParA family protein, whose protein sequence is MEAPTYSAKQVAEMLGVTPKELSGALKKDAYTPDDVWELRTTLQKFPAPIGHRRQLFLNFKGGTGKTSLSTSYAWRLAELGYAVLLIDLDSQGHSTKCLGYEGEDYEKTLQDVLVRKAPLSQVIQKSTLPNLDFIPSNLSMSTVDLALMPMAGREFKLRNALKEVESRYDVVVFDAPPSFGLLNLNALMAASDLFVPVLADFLSFHGLKLLFETVQSLEEDLNHVLDHVFIVVNSFNATFKLAKEALEALQTHYPEYLLPTIIRQCTKFAQAASEGRPVFVADPSSKGATDIQAMIDNVLPRMVAAAAARGAEATRAG, encoded by the coding sequence ATGGAAGCTCCAACCTACAGCGCCAAGCAGGTAGCCGAGATGCTCGGCGTGACGCCCAAGGAGCTCTCCGGGGCGTTGAAGAAAGACGCCTATACCCCCGACGATGTGTGGGAGCTGCGCACCACGCTCCAGAAGTTCCCCGCCCCCATCGGCCACCGGCGCCAGCTGTTCCTCAACTTCAAGGGCGGCACGGGAAAAACTTCCCTGTCCACCTCCTATGCGTGGCGCCTGGCGGAGCTGGGCTACGCGGTGCTGCTCATCGACCTGGACAGCCAGGGCCACTCCACCAAGTGCCTGGGCTACGAGGGCGAGGACTACGAGAAGACGCTCCAGGACGTGCTGGTGCGCAAGGCGCCCCTGTCCCAGGTGATTCAGAAGTCCACCCTGCCCAACCTGGACTTCATCCCCTCCAACCTGAGCATGTCCACGGTGGACCTGGCGCTGATGCCCATGGCCGGCCGCGAGTTCAAGCTGCGCAACGCGCTCAAGGAAGTGGAGAGCCGCTACGACGTCGTCGTCTTCGACGCGCCCCCGTCCTTCGGCCTGCTCAACCTGAATGCGCTCATGGCCGCCTCGGACCTGTTCGTCCCGGTGCTCGCCGACTTCCTGTCCTTCCACGGCCTGAAGCTGCTGTTCGAGACGGTGCAGAGCCTGGAGGAGGACCTGAACCACGTGTTGGACCACGTGTTCATCGTGGTGAACTCCTTCAACGCCACCTTCAAGCTGGCCAAGGAGGCGCTGGAGGCGCTCCAGACGCACTACCCCGAGTACCTGCTGCCCACCATCATCCGGCAGTGCACCAAGTTCGCCCAGGCCGCCAGCGAGGGCCGCCCCGTGTTCGTCGCGGACCCGTCCTCCAAGGGCGCCACCGACATTCAGGCCATGATTGACAACGTGCTGCCGCGCATGGTGGCTGCCGCGGCGGCCCGCGGCGCCGAGGCCACGCGCGCCGGCTGA
- a CDS encoding extensin-like protein codes for MKKAFEQNVSRAKPRVRLGALTGVLETAEGAADAEASHEPEAFSAEPAPAPDLSAEVRARIERARAPRPSASEAVSAALRAPLSVQEAQAMAALHSEVFGAQAPAPSAEASPRVTAMEPEPVSASALSSSPVAVSPMAHADAPPTEVEIQTPTEELDPDARRERLKERLKAVRENPRPEPLPASVAEAGQRAVERINSLQGELNRLKALNLSLTQELEVTRRQSEKATEEARLRMDEARRLSSEMEARVKLLSDLERELAALEGERDEALLSLQEARQALQAAAQERDSLEAQVSQGKKALTDSLAEEERLATELEGARDETSRLSRAVETLQGERDVLAQQVASLTAERAELLEARKALESVHRALSQAISR; via the coding sequence ATGAAGAAAGCCTTCGAACAGAATGTGTCCCGCGCCAAGCCCCGGGTCCGCCTCGGCGCGCTGACGGGCGTCCTGGAGACCGCGGAGGGCGCGGCCGACGCCGAGGCCTCGCACGAGCCCGAGGCGTTCTCCGCCGAGCCGGCCCCCGCCCCGGACCTGTCCGCCGAGGTGCGCGCCCGCATCGAGCGTGCCCGGGCCCCGCGCCCCAGTGCCTCGGAGGCCGTGAGCGCCGCCTTGCGCGCCCCCCTGTCCGTGCAGGAGGCTCAGGCCATGGCCGCCCTGCACAGCGAGGTGTTCGGCGCACAGGCCCCGGCGCCCAGCGCGGAGGCGTCCCCGCGCGTCACCGCCATGGAGCCGGAGCCCGTGTCCGCCTCCGCGCTGTCCTCTTCCCCCGTGGCGGTGTCTCCCATGGCCCACGCCGATGCGCCCCCCACCGAGGTGGAAATCCAGACGCCCACCGAGGAGCTGGACCCGGATGCCCGCCGCGAGCGGCTCAAGGAGCGCCTCAAGGCGGTGCGCGAGAACCCGCGCCCCGAGCCCCTGCCGGCCTCCGTGGCCGAGGCGGGCCAGCGCGCCGTGGAGCGCATCAACTCCCTGCAGGGCGAGCTCAACCGGCTGAAGGCGCTCAACCTGTCGCTCACGCAGGAGCTGGAGGTGACGCGGCGCCAGTCGGAGAAGGCCACCGAGGAGGCGCGCCTGCGCATGGACGAGGCGCGAAGGCTCTCCTCGGAGATGGAGGCCCGGGTGAAGCTCCTGAGCGACCTGGAGCGCGAGCTGGCCGCCCTGGAGGGCGAGCGCGACGAGGCGCTCCTGTCCCTCCAGGAGGCCCGCCAGGCGCTGCAGGCCGCCGCGCAGGAGCGCGACTCGCTGGAGGCCCAGGTGAGCCAGGGCAAGAAGGCCCTCACCGACAGCCTCGCCGAGGAGGAGCGGCTGGCCACGGAGCTGGAGGGCGCCCGCGACGAGACGAGCCGCCTGAGCCGCGCCGTGGAGACGCTCCAGGGCGAGCGCGACGTGCTCGCACAGCAGGTGGCCTCGCTCACCGCCGAGCGCGCCGAGCTGCTCGAGGCGCGCAAGGCGCTGGAGTCGGTGCACCGGGCGCTCAGCCAGGCCATTTCGCGCTGA
- a CDS encoding ferritin-like domain-containing protein — protein sequence MKTTSSDVGFNRTGIQTSPIETEEAIEGAREGIPSSPGDGSGILAVRAAYSVESPNVGSVPVPATFKGLLTTTKDFLKGNKSTVFIDKLGERLAFERSGVRLYEGALAKFDLHGTWPGGPSREQLESIYRDELSHFALIRETMETLGADPTAMTPSADLIAVTSKGVPEVLADPRTNLVQSLEALLVAELTDNAGWELLIELARGLGQDAIADQFQVALDAEAEHLLLVRRWHAAGVTGEAGVWSEATAPAF from the coding sequence ATGAAGACGACTTCCAGTGACGTGGGCTTCAACCGTACCGGCATTCAAACCTCGCCCATCGAGACCGAGGAGGCCATCGAGGGGGCGCGTGAGGGCATCCCCAGCAGCCCGGGCGATGGCAGCGGCATCCTCGCGGTGCGCGCCGCCTACTCGGTGGAGAGCCCCAACGTGGGCTCGGTGCCCGTGCCGGCCACCTTCAAGGGCCTGTTGACGACCACCAAGGACTTCCTCAAGGGCAACAAGTCCACCGTGTTCATCGACAAGCTGGGCGAGCGCCTGGCCTTCGAGCGCTCGGGGGTGCGGCTCTACGAGGGGGCCCTGGCCAAGTTCGACCTGCACGGCACCTGGCCCGGGGGGCCCTCGCGCGAGCAGCTCGAGAGCATCTACCGCGATGAGCTGAGCCACTTCGCGCTCATCCGCGAGACGATGGAGACGCTCGGCGCGGACCCCACGGCGATGACGCCCTCGGCGGACCTCATCGCGGTGACGTCCAAGGGCGTTCCCGAGGTGCTGGCCGATCCGCGCACCAACCTCGTCCAGTCCCTGGAGGCGCTGCTGGTGGCGGAGCTGACGGACAACGCGGGCTGGGAGCTGCTCATCGAGCTGGCGCGCGGGCTGGGCCAGGACGCCATCGCCGACCAGTTCCAGGTGGCGCTGGACGCGGAGGCCGAGCACCTGCTCTTGGTGCGCCGCTGGCACGCGGCCGGCGTCACCGGCGAGGCGGGCGTGTGGTCCGAGGCCACCGCCCCGGCGTTCTAA